One window of the Salvia splendens isolate huo1 chromosome 1, SspV2, whole genome shotgun sequence genome contains the following:
- the LOC121807993 gene encoding cysteine-tryptophan domain-containing zinc finger protein 3-like isoform X2 gives MVQEPELEEGETCYYSDDANIDPDVALSYIGEKVQSILGHLQKDFEGGVSAENLGSKFGGYGSFLPTYQRSPSIWSQQKSPPRVQNSHLPRSPNACAEGPTTKSVTPSTRRDDVSSPSVRSSRQKATLPSSEVSETFPGKVELPSSKLANPLDQRTLKVRIKVGPERAARYNAQILSLGLTSPSSSEGNSQDESDELLFETRERLAESPAYILETMTSFPMSDGLLLSPLCEDLLNLTTEREYKLEGGKKAKAFDNKLKDNGEDLDGCEKKTLHGDNMECSKQPFYDFRCKSLPDGAKNSDNNILINKRRVSKNKEKGRAVSGDSLKDVSFEHTSSQRDGKYEQLEPQCTSLEKIEEHRATIPHKDVSVDHGKSRGKGSYQSFKTYSEGERVENVMDDSTLRTGLYESDTHPVGSLSVEGGKKTKVSQSSGNKALKSDSFRDGDLLIPKKKSSGRKDAQLGQKDEVQTSVDHMENPKHLSGKASVDYVKTKPALADKPKERLSNKKHIDVAPSDSRMVEPSSAAVPSKEGTLGGFEQTVVNPVVIKEEWVLCDRCETWRLLPYGMDPEQLPEKWLCSMQNWLPEHNRCGIPEDETTAALRTLYKIPVPQNQHNSQAHADGSVVGAATTTAHGFNQDRQNFASDPVKKKKLQKRQTAVGASYPLHSKNQMQMPLSDLEHDGMKDVKPPLARGNFTDQTDMQHPSKTASGLAKLNKRKGEHLPEADSNLRKKIKQESGEYLEGKEQTKRIKSKDVPTFNNDLLDNGHNATLGLLTNATVKSGKKKSIKKEVISAGPGNIQINVKHEKTMRDLQHNGPLGVETCNTGQVTAKKIKLKDNVYCQERKVSVNENSKDGHVHRDKKPRVCHNEDDGFRVSQGGDILKRSVELGDREYLTDRNIKKNGQQVKKPIAKMRLTIEDIDELRKDLGCEQLSMAATSSSSKISDSRKNRLSYAEVKGSPEESVSSSPMRMLYPNQVLPMMTETSGKVDFRFRCAGAVSSVKKQEMDRSSEFDTVRRRKSGLTNDNGSKLSDSKTKLNKETPIDDNHPAPKHEALSNMRHPLSNDLSLKSVKNSPVVGKNNVRKSKASRSEKQSIQREGDKNDLVLHNPCSSGAVQQSRKHDPPRRIEQSSCEKEPWSGKVRIDLRQGDKQGTVRPSKLASGPGGPLKGSPLDSRPHDNSVTSDTSKSRKDTTNENTVNKEAEQQSLHLDASLWNKNVSGAIASTALKEAGDILKEAEGLRSHADLIKNSGFTSESNYEYFKAALKFLHGASLLEACDAEPIKQMEMSPMQTYGVSAQLCKICASEYEKGHELAFAALAYKCMEVAYLKVVYCKSSSASRFCQDLQSSLQMIPQGESPSSSASDVDNLNNLAMADKAALSKGSGPHAANHVIVPHNRPNFVRLLDFTKDVNSAMEAAKKSQDVFAAAHVKLKKSQNRDAIASIKRVVDFGFQDVQELVRLVRLAFNSNHQGLRGD, from the exons ATGGTTCAGGAGCCTGAGCTTGAAGAAGGAGAGACTTGCTATTACAGTGATGATGCAAACATTGACCCTGATGTTGCTCTCTCTTACATT GGAGAGAAGGTTCAGAGCATATTGGGACATCTGCAGAAAGATTTCGAAGGCGGTGTATCTGCAGAAAATTTGG GGTCAAAATTTGGTGGATATGGCTCGTTTTTACCCACTTATCAACGCTCTCCTTCAATTTGGTCGCAGCAAAAATCTCCTCCAAGAGTTCAAAATTCTCACTTGCCTAGATCTCCTAATGCCTGTGCAGAG GGACCCACCACTAAATCAGTCACACCTTCAACTCGGAGGGATGATGTATCTTCCCCCAGTGTGCGCTCAAGCAGACAAAAGGCAACATTGCCTTCTAGTGAAGTTTCTGAAACATTCCCAGGAAAAGTTGAACTTCCTTCTAGTAAGTTAGCCAATCCGCTAGATCAAAGAACGCTGAAAGTTCGCATCAAGGTGGGACCTGAAAGGGCGGCTCGATATAATGCTCAAATACTCAGTCTAGGGCTCACGTCTCCATCTTCCTCAGAGGGTAATAGTCAAGATGAAAGTGATGAGTTGCTTTTCGAAACGCGTGAAAGACTTGCTGAATCTCCAGCCTACATACTCGAG ACGATGACTTCTTTTCCAATGTCTGATGGGTTGCTTCTTTCACCTCTGTGTGAAGATTTGCTAAACTTAACGACCGAAAGAGAGTATAAGTTAGAAG GGGGGAAGAAGGCAAAGGCTTTTGACAACAAATTGAAAGATAATGGAGAGGATCTCGATGGTTGTGAAAAGAAAACTTTGCATGGTGATAACATGGAGTGCAGCAAGCAGCCATTCTACGACTTCAGATGCAAATCTTTGCCCGATGGAGCtaaaaattcagataacaatatTCTAATTAATAAGAGGAGGGTAAGTAAGAATAAGGAAAAAGGACGAGCTGTTTCTGGTGATTCACTTAAGGATGTGTCCTTTGAACACACTTCTAGCCAGAGGGATGGCAAGTATGAGCAACTAGAACCGCAATGCACTTCTTTAGAGAAAATCGAGGAACATAGGGCTACGATTCCTCATAAGGATGTTTCAGTTGATCATGGCAAGAGCAGAGGTAAAGGAAGTTATCAATCATTCAAAACTTATTCTGAAGGAGAAAGGGTTGAAAATGTCATGGACGACTCGACTTTGAGAACTGGTCTATATGAGTCTGATACTCATCCAGTGGGGAGCTTATCAGTTGAAGGTGGAAAAAAGACAAaagtaagtcaaagtagtggaaaTAAAGCTTTGAAATCGGATAGTTTCAGGGATGGCGATCTTCTCATACCCAAAAAGAAATCCAGTGGAAGGAAGGATGCTCAGCTCGGCCAAAAAGATGAGGTTCAGACAAGTGTAGATCATATGGAGAACCCAAAACATTTATCAGGCAAGGCCTCTGTTGATTATGTGAAAACGAAACCTGCACTTGCTGATAAACCAAAGGAGAGGTTAAGTAATAAGAAACATATAGACGTTGCGCCGTCTGACAGTCGTATGGTAGAGCCTTCGTCTGCAGCAGTACCTTCTAAGGAAGGAACCTTAGGTGGGTTCGAGCAGACAGTGGTAAATCCTGTGGTTATAAAAGAAGAGTGGGTTTTATGTGACCGCTGTGAGACATGGCGTCTCCTACCATATGGCATGGATCCGGAGCAACTTCCTGAGAAGTGGTTATGCAGCATGCAAAACTGGCT TCCAGAACATAATCGCTGTGGCATTCCTGAAGATGAAACTACAGCAGCTCTTCGCACACTGTATAAAATTcccgtccctcaaaatcaacaTAATTCCCAAGCTCACGCTGATGGATCTGTAGTCGGTGCAGCTACAACTACTGCGCACGGTTTCAATCAGGACCGTCAAAACTTTGCGTCTGATccagtgaagaagaagaaactgcAAAAAAGACAGACTGCAGTCGGCGCGAGTTATCCACTCCATTCTAAAAATCAAATGCAAATGCCACTGTCGGATTTGGAACACGATGGCATGAAGGATGTGAAGCCGCCTCTTGCTAGAGGAAATTTCACAGACCAAACGGATATGCAGCACCCGAGTAAAACAGCATCCGGTTTAGCCAAACTAAATAAACGAAAAGGAGAGCATCTGCCAGAAG CTGATTCAAATCTGAGGAAGAAAATCAAGCAGGAGTCGGGTGAGTATTTAGAGGGGAAGGAGCAAACAAAAAGGATTAAGTCTAAAGATGTGCCTACGTTCAACAATGATCTTCTTGATAATGGACACAATGCGACACTAGGTTTGCTGACTAATGCAACTGTGAAGAGTGGGAAGAAAAAGAGTATTAAAAAAGAAGTGATCTCTGCTGGACCGGGCAATATCCAAATTAACGTGAAGCATGAAAAAACTATGCGTGATTTACAACATAATGGGCCGCTGGGTGTGGAGACGTGTAACACTGGACAAGTAACAGCtaaaaagataaaattgaaGGATAATGTGTACTGCCAAGAAAGAAAAGTTTCGGTCAACGAGAACAGTAAGGATGGTCATGTTCATAGAGACAAGAAACCGCGTGTATGTCATAATGAAGATGATGGGTTCAGAGTAAGTCAGGGTGGTGATATTTTGAAAAGAAGTGTGGAATTGGGGGATAGAGAATATCTGACAGATAGGAACATCAAGAAGAATGGACAGCAGGTGAAGAAACCTATAGCAAAGATGCGTCTCACTATTGAAGATATAGATGAACTGAGAAAGGATTTAGGGTGTGAGCAGCTGTCGATGGCTGCCACTTCAAGCTCCTCCAAGATTTCCGATTCCCGTAAAAACAGGCTTAGCTACGCTGAGGTGAAAGGCTCACCAGAGGAGTCAGTTTCTTCGTCTCCCATGAGGATGCTCTATCCAAACCAGGTGTTACCAATGATGACCGAAACTTCAGGGAAAGTTGATTTTAGGTTCAGGTGTGCTGGTGCAGTAAGCAGTGTGAAGAAACAGGAGATGGACAGGAGTTCCGAATTTGACACAGTTAGGAGGAGAAAATCTGGTCTAACCAATGACAATGGCTCGAAACTTTCAGATTCAAAGACCAAACTGAACAAAGAGACACCCATCGACGACAACCATCCTGCACCCAAACATGAAGCATTGAGTAACATGAGGCATCCTCTCTCCAATGATCTCAGCCTCAAGTCTGTTAAAAACAGTCCTGTTGTTGGTAAGAACAATGTCAGAAAATCGAAGGCCAGCAGAAGTGAGAAACAATCTATACAGAGAGAAGGTGACAAGAATGATTTAGTATTGCATAATCCCTGCAGCAGTGGTGCTGTGCAGCAGAGCCGTAAACATGATCCTCCAAGAAGAATAGAGCAAAGTTCCTGTGAGAAAGAACCGTGGAGCGGAAAGGTTCGCATTGATTTGCGTCAGGGAGATAAACAAGGCACAGTTCGTCCTAGCAAACTTGCATCAGGACCCGGGGGTCCCTTGAAAGGAAGTCCTTTGGACTCAAGACCCCATGATAATTCTGTAACTAGTGATACATCAAAGTCTCGAAAAGACACTACTAACGAAAACACTGTTAATAAAGAAGCAGAGCAACAATCTTTGCATCTTGATGCAAGCCTTTGGAACAAGAATGTCTCTGGTGCTATTGCATCTACTGCTTTGAAAGAAGCTGGAGACATCCTAAAAGAAGCAGAAGGACTTAGAAGTCATGCTGATCTAATTAAG AACTCTGGTTTTACTTCTGAAAGTAATTATGAATACTTTAAAGCTGCCCTAAAGTTTCTTCATGGAGCTTCGCTTCTAGAAGCCTGCGATGCAGAGCCTATTAAACAGATGGAGATGAGTCCAATGCAAACGTATGGTGTTTCTGCCCAACTTTGCAA AATATGTGCAAGTGAATATGAAAAAGGCCATGAATTGGCCTTCGCTGCTTTGGCGTATAAATGCATGGAGGTGGCTTACCTGAAGGTAGTTTATTGCAAAAGCTCATCAGCTAGCAGATTTTGCCAAGATTTGCAATCGAGTCTGCAAATGATTCCACAAG GTGAATCTCCGTCATCTTCTGCTTCTGATGTTGATAACTTAAATAATTTAGCAATGGCGGACAAGGCTGCATTGTCTAAAGGCAGTGGCCCTCATGCTGCGAATCATGTCATAGTGCCTCACAACCGCCCCAACTTTGTCCGGCTGCTCGATTTT ACGAAAGATGTCAACTCTGCAATGGAAGCTGCCAAGAAATCGCAGGACGTGTTTGCAGCCGCCCACGTCAAACTCAAAAAGTCTCAGAACAGAGATGCGATTGCTTCGATCAAGAGAGTTGTCGACTTCGGTTTTCAAGATGTACAGGAGCTCGTGCGTTTGGTAAGGCTCGCGTTTAACTCCAACCACCAAGGTCTTCGTGGCGATTGA
- the LOC121807993 gene encoding cysteine-tryptophan domain-containing zinc finger protein 3-like isoform X1, translated as MVQEPELEEGETCYYSDDANIDPDVALSYIGEKVQSILGHLQKDFEGGVSAENLGSKFGGYGSFLPTYQRSPSIWSQQKSPPRVQNSHLPRSPNACAEGPTTKSVTPSTRRDDVSSPSVRSSRQKATLPSSEVSETFPGKVELPSSKLANPLDQRTLKVRIKVGPERAARYNAQILSLGLTSPSSSEGNSQDESDELLFETRERLAESPAYILETMTSFPMSDGLLLSPLCEDLLNLTTEREYKLEGEYKAAPKNSAISIKILNNDAPGGKKAKAFDNKLKDNGEDLDGCEKKTLHGDNMECSKQPFYDFRCKSLPDGAKNSDNNILINKRRVSKNKEKGRAVSGDSLKDVSFEHTSSQRDGKYEQLEPQCTSLEKIEEHRATIPHKDVSVDHGKSRGKGSYQSFKTYSEGERVENVMDDSTLRTGLYESDTHPVGSLSVEGGKKTKVSQSSGNKALKSDSFRDGDLLIPKKKSSGRKDAQLGQKDEVQTSVDHMENPKHLSGKASVDYVKTKPALADKPKERLSNKKHIDVAPSDSRMVEPSSAAVPSKEGTLGGFEQTVVNPVVIKEEWVLCDRCETWRLLPYGMDPEQLPEKWLCSMQNWLPEHNRCGIPEDETTAALRTLYKIPVPQNQHNSQAHADGSVVGAATTTAHGFNQDRQNFASDPVKKKKLQKRQTAVGASYPLHSKNQMQMPLSDLEHDGMKDVKPPLARGNFTDQTDMQHPSKTASGLAKLNKRKGEHLPEADSNLRKKIKQESGEYLEGKEQTKRIKSKDVPTFNNDLLDNGHNATLGLLTNATVKSGKKKSIKKEVISAGPGNIQINVKHEKTMRDLQHNGPLGVETCNTGQVTAKKIKLKDNVYCQERKVSVNENSKDGHVHRDKKPRVCHNEDDGFRVSQGGDILKRSVELGDREYLTDRNIKKNGQQVKKPIAKMRLTIEDIDELRKDLGCEQLSMAATSSSSKISDSRKNRLSYAEVKGSPEESVSSSPMRMLYPNQVLPMMTETSGKVDFRFRCAGAVSSVKKQEMDRSSEFDTVRRRKSGLTNDNGSKLSDSKTKLNKETPIDDNHPAPKHEALSNMRHPLSNDLSLKSVKNSPVVGKNNVRKSKASRSEKQSIQREGDKNDLVLHNPCSSGAVQQSRKHDPPRRIEQSSCEKEPWSGKVRIDLRQGDKQGTVRPSKLASGPGGPLKGSPLDSRPHDNSVTSDTSKSRKDTTNENTVNKEAEQQSLHLDASLWNKNVSGAIASTALKEAGDILKEAEGLRSHADLIKNSGFTSESNYEYFKAALKFLHGASLLEACDAEPIKQMEMSPMQTYGVSAQLCKICASEYEKGHELAFAALAYKCMEVAYLKVVYCKSSSASRFCQDLQSSLQMIPQGESPSSSASDVDNLNNLAMADKAALSKGSGPHAANHVIVPHNRPNFVRLLDFTKDVNSAMEAAKKSQDVFAAAHVKLKKSQNRDAIASIKRVVDFGFQDVQELVRLVRLAFNSNHQGLRGD; from the exons ATGGTTCAGGAGCCTGAGCTTGAAGAAGGAGAGACTTGCTATTACAGTGATGATGCAAACATTGACCCTGATGTTGCTCTCTCTTACATT GGAGAGAAGGTTCAGAGCATATTGGGACATCTGCAGAAAGATTTCGAAGGCGGTGTATCTGCAGAAAATTTGG GGTCAAAATTTGGTGGATATGGCTCGTTTTTACCCACTTATCAACGCTCTCCTTCAATTTGGTCGCAGCAAAAATCTCCTCCAAGAGTTCAAAATTCTCACTTGCCTAGATCTCCTAATGCCTGTGCAGAG GGACCCACCACTAAATCAGTCACACCTTCAACTCGGAGGGATGATGTATCTTCCCCCAGTGTGCGCTCAAGCAGACAAAAGGCAACATTGCCTTCTAGTGAAGTTTCTGAAACATTCCCAGGAAAAGTTGAACTTCCTTCTAGTAAGTTAGCCAATCCGCTAGATCAAAGAACGCTGAAAGTTCGCATCAAGGTGGGACCTGAAAGGGCGGCTCGATATAATGCTCAAATACTCAGTCTAGGGCTCACGTCTCCATCTTCCTCAGAGGGTAATAGTCAAGATGAAAGTGATGAGTTGCTTTTCGAAACGCGTGAAAGACTTGCTGAATCTCCAGCCTACATACTCGAG ACGATGACTTCTTTTCCAATGTCTGATGGGTTGCTTCTTTCACCTCTGTGTGAAGATTTGCTAAACTTAACGACCGAAAGAGAGTATAAGTTAGAAGGTGAGTATAAAGCTGCTCCCAAGAATTCTGCTATATCGATTAAGATCTTGAATAACGATGCTCCAGGGGGGAAGAAGGCAAAGGCTTTTGACAACAAATTGAAAGATAATGGAGAGGATCTCGATGGTTGTGAAAAGAAAACTTTGCATGGTGATAACATGGAGTGCAGCAAGCAGCCATTCTACGACTTCAGATGCAAATCTTTGCCCGATGGAGCtaaaaattcagataacaatatTCTAATTAATAAGAGGAGGGTAAGTAAGAATAAGGAAAAAGGACGAGCTGTTTCTGGTGATTCACTTAAGGATGTGTCCTTTGAACACACTTCTAGCCAGAGGGATGGCAAGTATGAGCAACTAGAACCGCAATGCACTTCTTTAGAGAAAATCGAGGAACATAGGGCTACGATTCCTCATAAGGATGTTTCAGTTGATCATGGCAAGAGCAGAGGTAAAGGAAGTTATCAATCATTCAAAACTTATTCTGAAGGAGAAAGGGTTGAAAATGTCATGGACGACTCGACTTTGAGAACTGGTCTATATGAGTCTGATACTCATCCAGTGGGGAGCTTATCAGTTGAAGGTGGAAAAAAGACAAaagtaagtcaaagtagtggaaaTAAAGCTTTGAAATCGGATAGTTTCAGGGATGGCGATCTTCTCATACCCAAAAAGAAATCCAGTGGAAGGAAGGATGCTCAGCTCGGCCAAAAAGATGAGGTTCAGACAAGTGTAGATCATATGGAGAACCCAAAACATTTATCAGGCAAGGCCTCTGTTGATTATGTGAAAACGAAACCTGCACTTGCTGATAAACCAAAGGAGAGGTTAAGTAATAAGAAACATATAGACGTTGCGCCGTCTGACAGTCGTATGGTAGAGCCTTCGTCTGCAGCAGTACCTTCTAAGGAAGGAACCTTAGGTGGGTTCGAGCAGACAGTGGTAAATCCTGTGGTTATAAAAGAAGAGTGGGTTTTATGTGACCGCTGTGAGACATGGCGTCTCCTACCATATGGCATGGATCCGGAGCAACTTCCTGAGAAGTGGTTATGCAGCATGCAAAACTGGCT TCCAGAACATAATCGCTGTGGCATTCCTGAAGATGAAACTACAGCAGCTCTTCGCACACTGTATAAAATTcccgtccctcaaaatcaacaTAATTCCCAAGCTCACGCTGATGGATCTGTAGTCGGTGCAGCTACAACTACTGCGCACGGTTTCAATCAGGACCGTCAAAACTTTGCGTCTGATccagtgaagaagaagaaactgcAAAAAAGACAGACTGCAGTCGGCGCGAGTTATCCACTCCATTCTAAAAATCAAATGCAAATGCCACTGTCGGATTTGGAACACGATGGCATGAAGGATGTGAAGCCGCCTCTTGCTAGAGGAAATTTCACAGACCAAACGGATATGCAGCACCCGAGTAAAACAGCATCCGGTTTAGCCAAACTAAATAAACGAAAAGGAGAGCATCTGCCAGAAG CTGATTCAAATCTGAGGAAGAAAATCAAGCAGGAGTCGGGTGAGTATTTAGAGGGGAAGGAGCAAACAAAAAGGATTAAGTCTAAAGATGTGCCTACGTTCAACAATGATCTTCTTGATAATGGACACAATGCGACACTAGGTTTGCTGACTAATGCAACTGTGAAGAGTGGGAAGAAAAAGAGTATTAAAAAAGAAGTGATCTCTGCTGGACCGGGCAATATCCAAATTAACGTGAAGCATGAAAAAACTATGCGTGATTTACAACATAATGGGCCGCTGGGTGTGGAGACGTGTAACACTGGACAAGTAACAGCtaaaaagataaaattgaaGGATAATGTGTACTGCCAAGAAAGAAAAGTTTCGGTCAACGAGAACAGTAAGGATGGTCATGTTCATAGAGACAAGAAACCGCGTGTATGTCATAATGAAGATGATGGGTTCAGAGTAAGTCAGGGTGGTGATATTTTGAAAAGAAGTGTGGAATTGGGGGATAGAGAATATCTGACAGATAGGAACATCAAGAAGAATGGACAGCAGGTGAAGAAACCTATAGCAAAGATGCGTCTCACTATTGAAGATATAGATGAACTGAGAAAGGATTTAGGGTGTGAGCAGCTGTCGATGGCTGCCACTTCAAGCTCCTCCAAGATTTCCGATTCCCGTAAAAACAGGCTTAGCTACGCTGAGGTGAAAGGCTCACCAGAGGAGTCAGTTTCTTCGTCTCCCATGAGGATGCTCTATCCAAACCAGGTGTTACCAATGATGACCGAAACTTCAGGGAAAGTTGATTTTAGGTTCAGGTGTGCTGGTGCAGTAAGCAGTGTGAAGAAACAGGAGATGGACAGGAGTTCCGAATTTGACACAGTTAGGAGGAGAAAATCTGGTCTAACCAATGACAATGGCTCGAAACTTTCAGATTCAAAGACCAAACTGAACAAAGAGACACCCATCGACGACAACCATCCTGCACCCAAACATGAAGCATTGAGTAACATGAGGCATCCTCTCTCCAATGATCTCAGCCTCAAGTCTGTTAAAAACAGTCCTGTTGTTGGTAAGAACAATGTCAGAAAATCGAAGGCCAGCAGAAGTGAGAAACAATCTATACAGAGAGAAGGTGACAAGAATGATTTAGTATTGCATAATCCCTGCAGCAGTGGTGCTGTGCAGCAGAGCCGTAAACATGATCCTCCAAGAAGAATAGAGCAAAGTTCCTGTGAGAAAGAACCGTGGAGCGGAAAGGTTCGCATTGATTTGCGTCAGGGAGATAAACAAGGCACAGTTCGTCCTAGCAAACTTGCATCAGGACCCGGGGGTCCCTTGAAAGGAAGTCCTTTGGACTCAAGACCCCATGATAATTCTGTAACTAGTGATACATCAAAGTCTCGAAAAGACACTACTAACGAAAACACTGTTAATAAAGAAGCAGAGCAACAATCTTTGCATCTTGATGCAAGCCTTTGGAACAAGAATGTCTCTGGTGCTATTGCATCTACTGCTTTGAAAGAAGCTGGAGACATCCTAAAAGAAGCAGAAGGACTTAGAAGTCATGCTGATCTAATTAAG AACTCTGGTTTTACTTCTGAAAGTAATTATGAATACTTTAAAGCTGCCCTAAAGTTTCTTCATGGAGCTTCGCTTCTAGAAGCCTGCGATGCAGAGCCTATTAAACAGATGGAGATGAGTCCAATGCAAACGTATGGTGTTTCTGCCCAACTTTGCAA AATATGTGCAAGTGAATATGAAAAAGGCCATGAATTGGCCTTCGCTGCTTTGGCGTATAAATGCATGGAGGTGGCTTACCTGAAGGTAGTTTATTGCAAAAGCTCATCAGCTAGCAGATTTTGCCAAGATTTGCAATCGAGTCTGCAAATGATTCCACAAG GTGAATCTCCGTCATCTTCTGCTTCTGATGTTGATAACTTAAATAATTTAGCAATGGCGGACAAGGCTGCATTGTCTAAAGGCAGTGGCCCTCATGCTGCGAATCATGTCATAGTGCCTCACAACCGCCCCAACTTTGTCCGGCTGCTCGATTTT ACGAAAGATGTCAACTCTGCAATGGAAGCTGCCAAGAAATCGCAGGACGTGTTTGCAGCCGCCCACGTCAAACTCAAAAAGTCTCAGAACAGAGATGCGATTGCTTCGATCAAGAGAGTTGTCGACTTCGGTTTTCAAGATGTACAGGAGCTCGTGCGTTTGGTAAGGCTCGCGTTTAACTCCAACCACCAAGGTCTTCGTGGCGATTGA